A portion of the Burkholderia sp. GAS332 genome contains these proteins:
- a CDS encoding Predicted oxidoreductase, with protein MDYVKLGRTGLDVSRLCLGCMSYGVPARGTHPWSLDDEAARPFIKQALDHGINFFDTANVYSDGTSEEIVGRALKDFSKRDEIVLATKVNSRMHPGPNGAGLSRKAIMAEIDNSLRRLGTDYVDLYQIHRWDYGTPIEETMEALHDVVKAGKARYIGASSMYAWQFAKALHVAERNGWTRFVTMQNYVNLLYREEEREMLPLCESEGIGVIPWSPLARGRLTRDWNTESARSETDEFGRTLYAHTEDADRRIVERVSQIAKERGVPRAQVALAWVLQKKPITAPIVGATKLHHLDDAVAALSLNLSAEEIRQLEELYVPHAVAGFK; from the coding sequence ATGGATTATGTGAAACTCGGCCGCACCGGCCTCGATGTATCGCGTCTTTGTCTCGGCTGCATGAGCTACGGCGTGCCCGCTCGCGGCACCCACCCCTGGTCGCTCGATGATGAAGCTGCGCGCCCCTTTATCAAGCAGGCGCTCGACCACGGCATCAATTTCTTCGATACCGCCAACGTTTATTCGGACGGCACGAGCGAAGAAATCGTCGGCCGTGCGCTGAAGGACTTTTCGAAGCGCGACGAGATCGTGCTGGCCACCAAGGTGAATAGCCGCATGCATCCGGGCCCGAACGGCGCGGGCCTGTCGCGCAAAGCAATCATGGCGGAAATCGACAACAGCTTGAGGCGCCTCGGTACGGATTACGTCGATCTGTATCAGATCCACCGCTGGGACTACGGCACGCCGATCGAAGAAACCATGGAAGCCCTGCACGATGTCGTGAAAGCGGGCAAGGCGCGCTATATCGGTGCATCGTCGATGTATGCGTGGCAGTTCGCCAAGGCCTTGCACGTGGCTGAACGCAATGGCTGGACGCGCTTCGTGACGATGCAGAACTACGTGAATCTGCTGTATCGCGAAGAAGAGCGCGAGATGCTGCCGCTGTGCGAAAGTGAAGGCATCGGCGTCATTCCGTGGAGTCCGTTGGCACGCGGACGCCTGACGCGCGACTGGAACACCGAAAGCGCGCGCTCCGAGACCGACGAATTCGGTCGCACGCTGTACGCGCACACCGAAGACGCGGATCGCCGGATCGTGGAGCGGGTCAGCCAGATTGCCAAGGAACGCGGTGTGCCGCGTGCGCAAGTCGCGCTAGCCTGGGTGTTGCAGAAGAAGCCGATCACCGCGCCTATCGTCGGCGCAACCAAACTGCATCACCTGGACGATGCGGTCGCGGCACTGTCGCTGAATCTGAGCGCGGAAGAAATCCGTCAACTGGAAGAACTGTACGTGCCGCACGCGGTGGCCGGCTTCAAATAA